The genomic window AAAAGAAACAGATAATACTTGAAAAGCCTATAAGAGAAACAGGCACTTACGACGTGAAAATCCATCTGTTCCAGGATATTGAAGCTACAATTACAGTTGATGTAGTTCCACTTAAAAAAGACTAACTTCCAAAGGGCTGCCAGTCAGCCCTTTCTCTCATAAAACCTGCACATTCTGACAATCGGACAGTTTTCACAAACAGGCTTCTTCCTGCAAAATTCCTTACACTCTCTAACAATTAATGCATGAAATTCATTATAGATAGTAATATCTGCGGGAATATTTCCCTCAATAATTTTACGTAATTTATCGTAATCTATTTTTTCACTATCAATTAGCCCGAGTCTATAGAACAAACGTTTCGTATAAGCATCAACAACAAAAATCGGTTTACTAAAAGCATAAAGGAGTATTGAATCGGCCGTCTCTTTTCCTATACCTTTTAAGGAAAGCAGTGTTTCTCTCAAACTGTAATTAGACAACTTTGAAAGTGATTCAAATCCCCCACTTTCAAGAAGAAAACGAGAGAAAATTTTAAGTCGCTCGGCCTTCTGATTATAAAAACCTGCAGGACGTATCAAACTTTTTAGAATATCTGAATCAAGCTCTAAAATCCTCTCTGGAGAAAGATAGCCATGAACTTTTAAATTTCTTATAGCTTTCTCAACATTGCTCCATGAAGTATTCTGAGTCAAAATAGCACCTACACAAACCTCAAATCTATCGTCTGCCGGCCACCAATTTTGAGGACCGAAAAATTTAAAAAGAACTTCATAAACATTTAAGAACATAAATATCTCCTGTTTTTCCGAATAAAATGAAAACCAAAATTTGCTAAAAATAGATTTCTGTCCTAAATTTATAAGCAGCGGTTAAGAGCTGTCTGTGTTCATCGCATTCATATTCCGTGTGAAGAGCGGGTTTTCATGCCCGCTCCTTTTTATTTAATCTAACAAAATTTAGGAGAAAGTCATGAACGAGGAAAGAGTTTCCCAAATTATAGAAAAAGTAAAAGAACTTTTGATACCCATTCTTGAAGAAGGTGGCTTTGAACTTATTGACATAGAATTTGTAAGAGAACCTATTGGATGGGTTTTAAGAATATATGCGGACAGAGAAACTGGCGGAATCACAATAAACGATTGCCAGTGGATAAGTGAAAGGATAGGAACGGTTCTTGATGTTGAAGATGTGATACACCATCCTTACAACCTTGAAGTTTCATCGCCAGGACTTGATAGACCGTTAAAAACACGGAAAGATTTTGAAAAACAGATAGGAAATGTAGCAAAGATTAAAACAACAGAGCCTTTAGATAACCAGAGAAACTTTAAAGGAGAGATTGTTACAGCTTCTGAAAAAAGCGTAACTATACACGATGTTTCAAGAAACGCAGAGGTTGAAATACCTTTTGAAAAGATTAAAACGGCAAAACTCGACCTTGATGCTCTTTTTAACAAGTAAATAAGGAGGACAATAATGGAAAGTCTTGGTAAAACAATTGAAATGCTGTGTAAAGAGAAAGGAATTTCAAAAGAGGATGTTATTGAAGCTGTAAAAACAGGAATTATAAATGCAGCAAAAAAGGCCGGATATAAAGGAAATCTTGTTGTTAAAATAGATGAAGATGGAAAAGATTTCGGCATTTTTCAGGAGAAGGTAGTTGTTGAAAATGTGGAAAATCCTGATTATCAGATAACACCTGAAGAAGCGAAAGAGGTTACCGGAGAAGAGAAAAAGTTAGGAGACAAAGTTCTTGTCGAAATTAAAGCAGAAGAACTTGGCAGAATAGCTGCAAAAGCTGCTGCTCAGGTAATTCATGAAAAGATAACAGAAGCTGAAAGAAAAGCGCTTTACGACTACTACAAAGAAAAAATAGGAGATATTATCTCCGGTACAGTAAAGCAAATTTTAAAAAACAGAGACATAGTTATAGACCTTGGGAGAGTTGTCGGCATTCTTCCAAGGGAAGAGCAAATTCCGAAAGAAAGATACAACCTTGGAGACAGAATTAGAGCATACATTTACGACATCGTTTTTGATTACAGACAGTATAAGAAAAGAGCCAAAAGCAGGATAGGAGATTACTCTCCTCCTTACGTTATTCTCTCAAGAACTCATCCAAAGTTTATTAAAAGACTTATGGAAATAGAAATTCCAGAAGTTACAGAAGGACTGGTTGAAATAAAGGCGGTGGCAAGAGAACCTGGCGTGAGAGCAAAGGTTGCTGTTGACACTAAAGAGGAACACATAGATCCTGCAGGTGCATGTATAGGAGTTAAAGGTAACCGTATTATGCCAATCAGGAGAGAACTTTCAGGAGAAAAAATAGAAATCATAAGATGGACAGATGACATAGCAGAGCTTGTTGCAAGAGCCCTTTCTCCTGCAAAAGTACTTCATGCAGAAAGCTACGAAGATGAGGATGGAGAATTGAGAGTTGAAGTTGTTGTTCCTGATGACCAGTTATCTCTTGCTATTGGAAAACATGGAGTAAACGCAAGACTTGCATCAAAACTTGTAGGACAAATTGTAGGAATAGATATAATAAAAGAATCCGACTTTAAGAAAATCCAGGAACTTGAAGCTTTAGATGCAGAAGAATAAAATGCCTGAAAGAGTATGTGCAGCCTGTAGAAAAAAAGGGGAAAAAGAAGAGTTTATTAGATTTGTTGAATTTAATGGACTTCCCGTTCCGGATATAAAAAATCGTCTTCCGGGACGGGGGTTTAATGTTTGTCCATCAAAAAAATGTATATCAATTTTTATAAAGAAACGGTTTGGAAAAGAAGTGAATCAGGATAAGGTTATAGAAGAAACGGTTAAACAACTCCAGAACTACGCACTTTCACTTCTTTCCATCGCCCACAAATCAAGAAATACCGTTATCGGACAGGATAATGTAAAAAACCTAAAAAAGCGTTCAGGCACACTTATTCTTGCCTCAGATTTAAGCGACAAAACCGCCGTATCTCTTGAAAAAAGTTTTAAAAACAGCTTCAGACTGCCTTTTAACAAGGAAGAGCTTGGAAAAGTTATAAAAAAAGATTCTCAAATAGGTGTTATATACATTAAACCCTGTGGAATAGAAGAAAAATTAAAAAGAACCTTACAAAAACTCAAGCAAATAGAAAAAACTTAAGATATAATATTAGAAAATGGAGACCGGTAAATGAAAGAAAGAGATATCCTCGCCTTTGGTTCCATAGTTATAGACAATCTTCTAATAGTCAACAAATTTCCTGCACTAAATGAAACTATTCAGGTAGAAAAATACAGATACACTTTCGGAGGAGCTGGAGCAAATGTAGCTGTTGCTGTTTCAAGACTTGGTGGTAAAAGTGGAATATTTGCAGTTTCCGGATACGATTTCAAAAAAATGGGATATGAAAAGTGTCTAACAGAGCAGCTTGTTGATATAAGAGGTGCGATATTTACAAAAGAATTTCCTATGGCAAGAAGCTTTATTGTAAGTAAAGAGAACAGTGAAGACCAGATTCTTTACTACTATGAAAAAAAGAAAAGAACCGTTCAACTGCTTTTTGAAAACAGAAATTTAGCCGAGAAATTATCAAAAGATTATAAAATTCTCCACTTCTCAACGGGCCACTTTGAATTTTACAAAGCTTTTCTTGAAAAGCATAAGACAAAACATCTTATCAGCTTTGACCCCGGACAGGAAACGTTTTCATACCCTTATAGAGTGGTAAGGCTTCTCAAATACACAAACATTCTTTTCATGAATAATCACGAAGCTAAGAGAATCAAAGAAGTGCTAAAAATCAAAAGTATAAAACAATTAAGAGGACCATCCCTTATATGTGTATCTCTTGGAGCTGAAGGCTCAATTATTCTTTATAAAGAAAAAGTTTACCGCATTCCGGCTGTAAAACCTTCAAAAGTAATAGACCCAACAGGAGCTGGAGACTCTCACAGAGCTGGATTTTTAGTGGCTCTTCTAAAAGGTTATGACATAAAAACTGCAGGCAGAATCGCTTCAACAGTTGCATCATTTACAATAGAAGCAGAAGGAGCACAAACAAGCTTACCAACCTGGGAAAAGGTAGTAAGACGGTATGAACACTTTTTTAAAGAACCGTTTCCCGAACCTTCAACATCGTGGAAGGAAACAGAAAAAGAACTTCTGTCAAGAAACTAATCCTGCCTCTCTATACCAGAAGGCAGCTTTTGGTTTATCTCCTATCTCTTCATATATTTTCGCTATTGTCTCTTTAATATTTCTCTCCTCTTCAGGTTTTAAAGAGTAATTTTTTAAAGAATCAATAAGAAAACTTAATGCATCACTGTGCTTTCCCATAAAAGAGTAAGCAGAAGCTATAAGAGAAATAGCTCTGAATCTGACCTCTGGATACTCCAAACATTCCTTGGCCAGAGCCACCGCCTTTTCATAGTTTCCAAGCCCAAGCATAGCTTCTGCCATAGAAATTTTATGAATTGAACCGTTAAGCCTCCCGCTTGTTTGAGCTATTTCAGAGTCTGAAACAGAATATTTAGATTCTTCAGTTTCATCCAAACGCAACAATTCCTCATCTGCATCTTCATCTTCACCTTCATCAACAACTGAAAACAGAGAGGAAAGAATATCCTCAGAAGAAGGAATATCAGAAACCGGCTTTTCAAACTCATAGTCCATTGCTTCTGGATGTTTCGCTAAAAGTTTACCTTTCAATTTTTCAGCAAGAGAGGCATCAATTTTTAAAATATTCTCTATGGTTTCAAAGGCTTCCTCTATCTCTCCAACCTCAATGTCTCTCAAAACAGAAACCACCCACTTTAGCTTAGGATCTTTTAAAGAAAGGATAACCTTATCAACATCATCAACATTCCCATTATTTATAAACTCTCTCACCGCATTATGAATAAAATCAACATTCTGCTGATTGCTTAAAACCAAACCTTTCAAAATCTTGTATCTAAAATTGGAATCTTCTACTTTCGGAACTATTTCCGAAATTTTGGTATCAACAACATCGCTTTGCTTTATCTCCCGCGCTCTCAAATAGCAATCAATAGCTTCCCTATATTTTGACAGAGAAGCAAACATACTTCCTGCCATCATGTAGTTTTTATAAGCTTCCTCCAA from Desulfurobacterium atlanticum includes these protein-coding regions:
- a CDS encoding endonuclease III domain-containing protein, with protein sequence MFLNVYEVLFKFFGPQNWWPADDRFEVCVGAILTQNTSWSNVEKAIRNLKVHGYLSPERILELDSDILKSLIRPAGFYNQKAERLKIFSRFLLESGGFESLSKLSNYSLRETLLSLKGIGKETADSILLYAFSKPIFVVDAYTKRLFYRLGLIDSEKIDYDKLRKIIEGNIPADITIYNEFHALIVRECKEFCRKKPVCENCPIVRMCRFYERKG
- the rimP gene encoding ribosome maturation factor RimP, translated to MNEERVSQIIEKVKELLIPILEEGGFELIDIEFVREPIGWVLRIYADRETGGITINDCQWISERIGTVLDVEDVIHHPYNLEVSSPGLDRPLKTRKDFEKQIGNVAKIKTTEPLDNQRNFKGEIVTASEKSVTIHDVSRNAEVEIPFEKIKTAKLDLDALFNK
- the nusA gene encoding transcription termination factor NusA, translating into MESLGKTIEMLCKEKGISKEDVIEAVKTGIINAAKKAGYKGNLVVKIDEDGKDFGIFQEKVVVENVENPDYQITPEEAKEVTGEEKKLGDKVLVEIKAEELGRIAAKAAAQVIHEKITEAERKALYDYYKEKIGDIISGTVKQILKNRDIVIDLGRVVGILPREEQIPKERYNLGDRIRAYIYDIVFDYRQYKKRAKSRIGDYSPPYVILSRTHPKFIKRLMEIEIPEVTEGLVEIKAVAREPGVRAKVAVDTKEEHIDPAGACIGVKGNRIMPIRRELSGEKIEIIRWTDDIAELVARALSPAKVLHAESYEDEDGELRVEVVVPDDQLSLAIGKHGVNARLASKLVGQIVGIDIIKESDFKKIQELEALDAEE
- a CDS encoding DUF448 domain-containing protein; protein product: MQKNKMPERVCAACRKKGEKEEFIRFVEFNGLPVPDIKNRLPGRGFNVCPSKKCISIFIKKRFGKEVNQDKVIEETVKQLQNYALSLLSIAHKSRNTVIGQDNVKNLKKRSGTLILASDLSDKTAVSLEKSFKNSFRLPFNKEELGKVIKKDSQIGVIYIKPCGIEEKLKRTLQKLKQIEKT
- a CDS encoding carbohydrate kinase family protein, translated to MKERDILAFGSIVIDNLLIVNKFPALNETIQVEKYRYTFGGAGANVAVAVSRLGGKSGIFAVSGYDFKKMGYEKCLTEQLVDIRGAIFTKEFPMARSFIVSKENSEDQILYYYEKKKRTVQLLFENRNLAEKLSKDYKILHFSTGHFEFYKAFLEKHKTKHLISFDPGQETFSYPYRVVRLLKYTNILFMNNHEAKRIKEVLKIKSIKQLRGPSLICVSLGAEGSIILYKEKVYRIPAVKPSKVIDPTGAGDSHRAGFLVALLKGYDIKTAGRIASTVASFTIEAEGAQTSLPTWEKVVRRYEHFFKEPFPEPSTSWKETEKELLSRN
- a CDS encoding tetratricopeptide repeat protein, which produces MGFSDFFRKKTVEELFREAVKERNYLKIVSYGKELISKGEINTSVINQYVDALIRIGNKEQAVAFLINYAEEKLKNGYYSSAIAFLKKALKYDPYNIKAAKLLSNAYVKKNLYFEAFNVFLGLLKEFLKEGRDASKLKEQIEYFIDKHSHPTFYKLYGEILESYGYLEEAYKNYMMAGSMFASLSKYREAIDCYLRAREIKQSDVVDTKISEIVPKVEDSNFRYKILKGLVLSNQQNVDFIHNAVREFINNGNVDDVDKVILSLKDPKLKWVVSVLRDIEVGEIEEAFETIENILKIDASLAEKLKGKLLAKHPEAMDYEFEKPVSDIPSSEDILSSLFSVVDEGEDEDADEELLRLDETEESKYSVSDSEIAQTSGRLNGSIHKISMAEAMLGLGNYEKAVALAKECLEYPEVRFRAISLIASAYSFMGKHSDALSFLIDSLKNYSLKPEEERNIKETIAKIYEEIGDKPKAAFWYREAGLVS